The Streptomyces sp. NBC_00576 genome contains the following window.
TTGAACAGCGTCGCCTGCTGCTTCGGCGCGGTCAGCCAGGCCACGAACTTCTGGGCCTCCGCCACGTTCTTGCCGCTCTTGGGCACGGTCAGGAAGGTGCCGCCCCAGTTGCCGCCCTTGGGTGCGTTGGCGACGGCCCACTTGCCCTTCGACTCCGGCTTCGAGTTGTCCTTCAGCGTGCCGAGCATCCACGGCGGGCAGGAGATCGTGGCGAACTTGCTGTTGGCGATCGTCGAGTTCCAGCCCGGCTGGAACTGCGTCTGCGACTGGACCAGCCCCTTCTCGGCGGCCTCCGCGGTCAGCTTGAACGCGGCCCTGACAGCTGGGTTCGACTTGTAGATGATCTCGCCGGAGGCGTCGTAGAACTTCTCCTTCTCACTGCCGATGATCCCGTTGAGCAGACCGCCGGGGGAGTCCATGAAGAAGGTGCCCTTGGGTGCCTTCCTCTTGTACTGCTCGCCGACGGTGACGAGCTTGGCCCAGTCACCGGCCCACAGTGCGCCGACCTTCGCGGGTTCCGTGGGCAGACCGGCCTGCTCGTAGAGGTCCTTGCGGTAGCAGATGGCCGTCGGGCCGACGTCGGTACCGAGGCCGACCGTCTGGCCGTCCTTGGTCGTGGCCTGCGCCCACTTCCAGTCGAGCCACTTGCTCTTGTCCACTCCGGCGACCTTGGAGAAGTCCGTGAGCTTGTCGGCCTGGGTGCTCACGATCTCGGAGATGTTGGCGACCTCGACGGCCTGGATGTCCAGCAGGCCGCTGTTGGTGGTGAGGTGGTTCAGCAGCGGCGGGTAGTAGTTCGCGTTCTGCTGGATGACGTTGTCGGCGATCTTGATCTTGGGGTTGAGCTTCTCGTACTCGGCGTAGAGACCGGCTTCCTTGAAGCCCATGGCGCCGAAGAGGCCAAGCGTGAGGGTGGTCTTGCCACCGCCACCGCCACCCTCCGACGGCGATTTGCTGTCGCCGCCGTCGTCGGCACAGCCGGCCAGCAGCCCGGCGCCCAGCGACGCTACGGCCGCGAGGACCACCGCCTGACGACGGGCGGTTCGGGTACGTGCTCGCATTGCGTCCTCCTGTTGCCCTGACGTGCCGACCCCCCGGCCAACTGCGTTGTTGGGCCCGTTAGTTCGTCTTGATTCAGTGCTGCGGCTCGGGCGGGGAACGTGCGGGATGTGTATGTGTCAGGTACCGTGGGAGCGCTCCCATCGGTGATGTGTTGAAGGTTCGTCGGTCCGGGCGGGGGTGTCAAGGGCGATGACGGGAGGAGGTGCGTTCAGTTATCTGCCCGTTAGCTAACTCGGCGGGTCGGTACGAACGGGACGCGGACCGATGAAGATCGGCCAGCGCGGGGAGTCGGGCCGGGGCGGCGCCGGTGGTGGCAGGCGACCCCGGAGGGGACTGTTAGATTCCAGGCCAGGGTGATGACAGCGGAAGGGCGGAGCCCCAGATGGCAAGCCACGGAGCGCGGGGCCGCAGCGGTGGCCGGCCGACCTTGGAAGAGGTCGCCGCGCGCGCCGGAGTGGGCCGCGGCACGGTCTCCCGGGTGATCAACGGTTCACCGAGGGTCAGCGACGCGACCCGCGCGGCGGTCGAGGCGGCGGTCGCCGAACTCGGTTACGTCCCGAACACCGCGGCCCGTGCCCTCGCGGCGAACCGCACGGACGCGATCGCGCTCGTCGTCCCCGAGCCGGAGACCCGCTTCTTCGCGGAACCGTACTTCTCGGACATGCTGCGCGGTGTGGGGGCCGCGATCTCGGACACGGAGATGCAGCTCCTGCTGATCTTCGCGGGCAGCGACAGGGAGCGCGAACGCCTCGCCCAGTACCTGGCCGCCCACCGGGTCGACGGCGTCCTGCTGGTCTCGACCCACGCGGACGACCCGCTCCCCGACCTGCTGGCCCAGCTGGAGATCCCGGCGGTGATCAGCGGCCCGAGGTCGGCTGCGGAAACCCTCACCTCGGTGGACTCCGACAACTACGGAGGCGGCCGGCAGGCAGCCGAACACCTCCTGTCCCGGGGCCGCCGCAAGGTTGCCCACATCACGGGCCGCCTGGACGTGTACGGCGCCCAGCGCCGCGTCGACGGCTACCGCGACGCCCTGGAGGCGGCGGGCCACGAGGTGGACGAGGACCTGATCGAACCGGGCGACTTCACGGAGGAGGGCGGCCGTCGGGCGATGACCCGCCTGCTCGCCCGCTGCCCTGATCTGGACGCGGTCTTCGCGGGCTCGGACGTGACAGCGGCGGGCGCCCGCCAGGTCCTGCGCGAACTGGGCCGCCGCATACCCGACGACGTGGCCCTCGTCGGCTACGACGACTCGGCTATCGCCCGCCACATGGACCCGCCCCTGACGAGCGTCCGCCAGCCGATAGTGGAAATGGGCCGGGCGATGATCGACCTCCTCCTGGAGGAGGTCGCGGACCGCCGTCCGACGGCATCCCGGGTATTGGAACGACGCCGGGTGGTGCTTCCTACGGAGCTGATGACCCGTACGTCGTCCTGACGGCGGGGGCGGGGGCCGCTGTGGCCGGGGGTGCGGCACCGGCCCACCCCTGGTCCTGGTGCGGCGCGGATTGAGCCAGGTCACGGACGGATCCGGGGAGCCGATGTCCCCAAGGGGCGGGATACGACTAAGGGCTGACCCGCTTTCACGGGTCAGCCCTTGATCATTCAGGGTGAGTGACGGGACTTGAACCCGCGGCATCCTGGACCACAACCAGGTGCTCTACCAGCTGAGCTACACCCACCATGACCGGCTTGGGAAGTCCGAGTGGTCTTCCTGACCGGCCGAGAAAAAGTGTACAGGGTCAGAAGGGGTGCTCGCGCCCGGCTTTCTCGGGGCTGTCGCGAGGCCGGAGACAATGGCTGTCGTTCGGGCTGTCGTACGGGGCTACGGCGCCGCAGGCAGGACGTGCTTCGCCGCGATTGTGCGGGCCGTGTCCGAGTCCGGGCCGGGCTGCGGTACGAAGATCGCCTCGCGGTAGTACCGCAGCTCGGCGATCGACTCACGGATGTCGGCGAGGGCACGGTGGTTGCCGTTCTTGTCCGGGCTGTTGAAGTACGCCCGCGGGAACCAGCGCCGGGCCAGCTCCTTCACCGAACTGACGTCCACGATCCGGTAGTGGAGGTACGCCTCCAGGGTGCTCATGTCCCGGAGCAGGAAGCCGCGGTCCGTACCGACCGTGTTGCCGCACAGCGGGGCCTTGCCCGGTTCTTTGACGTGCTCGCGCACATACGCCAGGACCTGCGCCTCGGCGTCGGCCAGTGTCGTACCGCCGGCCAGTTCGTCGAGGAGTCCGGACGAGGTGTGCATCTGCCGCACCACCTCCGGCATCGTCTCCAGCGCCGAGTCGGGCGGACGGATGACGATGTCCACCCCCTCGCCGAGTACGTTCAGCTCGGAGTCGGTGACCAGTGCGGCCACCTCGATGAGCGCGTCGTCGGACAACGAGAGACCGGTCATCTCGCAGTCGATCCACACCATGCGATCGTTCATGCGTCTCACCTTACGGGGAGTGGGCGCGCGGCGGACCAGCGGTGCGGTGGGGTTGTGCGGGGGGTTGGGCACCCGGTGTTGGTGTGGGCCTCGGCCGGGGGCTCTGCCCCCAGACCCCCGGTCGCGCTGAACGCGCTCGTCCTCAAACGCCGGACGGGCTGGAGGGTGCCGTCCGGGCTG
Protein-coding sequences here:
- a CDS encoding LacI family DNA-binding transcriptional regulator, which gives rise to MASHGARGRSGGRPTLEEVAARAGVGRGTVSRVINGSPRVSDATRAAVEAAVAELGYVPNTAARALAANRTDAIALVVPEPETRFFAEPYFSDMLRGVGAAISDTEMQLLLIFAGSDRERERLAQYLAAHRVDGVLLVSTHADDPLPDLLAQLEIPAVISGPRSAAETLTSVDSDNYGGGRQAAEHLLSRGRRKVAHITGRLDVYGAQRRVDGYRDALEAAGHEVDEDLIEPGDFTEEGGRRAMTRLLARCPDLDAVFAGSDVTAAGARQVLRELGRRIPDDVALVGYDDSAIARHMDPPLTSVRQPIVEMGRAMIDLLLEEVADRRPTASRVLERRRVVLPTELMTRTSS
- a CDS encoding ABC transporter substrate-binding protein, with translation MRARTRTARRQAVVLAAVASLGAGLLAGCADDGGDSKSPSEGGGGGGKTTLTLGLFGAMGFKEAGLYAEYEKLNPKIKIADNVIQQNANYYPPLLNHLTTNSGLLDIQAVEVANISEIVSTQADKLTDFSKVAGVDKSKWLDWKWAQATTKDGQTVGLGTDVGPTAICYRKDLYEQAGLPTEPAKVGALWAGDWAKLVTVGEQYKRKAPKGTFFMDSPGGLLNGIIGSEKEKFYDASGEIIYKSNPAVRAAFKLTAEAAEKGLVQSQTQFQPGWNSTIANSKFATISCPPWMLGTLKDNSKPESKGKWAVANAPKGGNWGGTFLTVPKSGKNVAEAQKFVAWLTAPKQQATLFKVQASFPSAPSAYTMPEVTGAVNEMTGDQPIGTIFAEAAKSAPVQVIGPKDQIIQEGLSDNGVILVTKGKSEQEAWDAATKTIDNKLDK
- the orn gene encoding oligoribonuclease codes for the protein MNDRMVWIDCEMTGLSLSDDALIEVAALVTDSELNVLGEGVDIVIRPPDSALETMPEVVRQMHTSSGLLDELAGGTTLADAEAQVLAYVREHVKEPGKAPLCGNTVGTDRGFLLRDMSTLEAYLHYRIVDVSSVKELARRWFPRAYFNSPDKNGNHRALADIRESIAELRYYREAIFVPQPGPDSDTARTIAAKHVLPAAP